In Haloarcula limicola, the genomic stretch GCGACGACTGATTCGCCGCTCCGGAGCGGCCTGTCTAGCGGGCCGAGACCGCGCTGCGGGAAACGCTTATGTGACCGAACGGTGTAACGATTCTCATGGTTGACGGTAGCACGGATAACCTCGTGGAGATGCGCGGCATCGAGAAGCACTTCGGCCGCGTCGTCGCGCTGAACGGCGTCGACCTGGAAGTACGGGAGGGCGAGATAATGGGGCTGCTCGGCGACAACGGGTCGGGGAAGTCCACGCTCATCAAGACCCTCGTGGGCGTCCACCAGCCGGACGCCGGCGAGGTGTACATCCGCGGCGAACGGGTCCGCATCTCGAACCCGAAGGAGGCCCGCAAATACGGCATCTCGACGGTGTATCAGGACCTCGCGCTCGTGGATACGCTCTCGGTCTCGGCGAACCTGTTCCTCGCTCGCAACCCGATGAAGAAGTTCGCCGGCGTCTCCGTCGTCGACTGGGACACGATGAACGAGCAGTCAGAGGAGATCATCCGCAGTCGGCTGAACCTCGAGATCGACCCGACGGCCCGCGTCGAGTTCCTCTCGGGCGGCGAGCGACAGGCCATCGCCATCGCCCGGTCGCTCGTCACCGACCCCGACCTCGTCATCATGGACGAGCCGACCTCCGCGCTGTCGGCCGACTCGGCGCGGCGGGTGCGCGAGCTCGTCCGGACGCTCAACGACGAGGGCATCACCGTCCTCCTCATCACGCACAACATGGACGAGGTGTTCGGACTCACCGACCGCGTCACCATCCTCGACAGTGGCGACCTCGTCGGCACGGTCGACACCGACGCGGTGACCAAAGAGGACATCGTCCAGATGATGGTCTCCGGGGAGATGCCCGCCGATCTGCGGACGGCCTCTGACACCGAGGCGCAGGCGTAGTCATTACCGCTCTATCTGATGTCTCACTTCACTCCATCACGAGCGTCACCGGCACGTCGACGCTCAGGAGGACTTCCTGTGCTGTATCGCCGAAGACTGCCTTGCCCGTCGGCGACCGCCGACGGCCGGTGAGGAAGACGTGCGTGCAGTCGAACTCCTCGACGGCGGCGACGATCCGCTGGGCCGTCTCGCCGAACGCGCCCTCGACGGCGAAGTCCACGTCGTCAGCGAGCAGTTCTCTGCCGAGGTCGCCGGCGAACTCCTCCGCGCCCTCGATACCGGACCGATAGTTGTGATCGATCCCGGTGAGTTCGCGCATCCGCTCGCGGACGGCGCTGCCGTCAAACGTATCGGTGACGTGAAACAGGAGCAACTGCGCGCCCGACCCGCGGGCGAAGTCGCTGGCGACGTCCAGTAACTCTCTGACGCGCGGTTCCGGTTCTACGACGACGAGTGCACGCGGCATACGGTAGCTGATGACATAGACGGACAAAAAACGATAGGGCCGTCAGGGCGAGACGAGCACCTTGACGTGGCCGTTCTCCGGGTCGCCGATGGCCTCGAACCCCTCCTCGACGATGTCGTCCAGGTCGATGGTCGCCGAGACGAACGCGTCGGTGTCGACCTCGTCGGCCGCGAGCGACCGGATGACGGCGTCGAACTCGGAGCGGAACGACAGCGGCGGGTACGCGTAGGTCTGGCTCCCGAGCACCGTCCGCTCGGTGGTGACGATCTCCTTGAGGTCCGTCGAGGTCTCCTCCTCGAAGACGGCACCCACGGTGACGGTGCCGCCCCGGCGCGTACTCTTTACGG encodes the following:
- a CDS encoding universal stress protein; the protein is MPRALVVVEPEPRVRELLDVASDFARGSGAQLLLFHVTDTFDGSAVRERMRELTGIDHNYRSGIEGAEEFAGDLGRELLADDVDFAVEGAFGETAQRIVAAVEEFDCTHVFLTGRRRSPTGKAVFGDTAQEVLLSVDVPVTLVME
- a CDS encoding ATP-binding cassette domain-containing protein, with protein sequence MVDGSTDNLVEMRGIEKHFGRVVALNGVDLEVREGEIMGLLGDNGSGKSTLIKTLVGVHQPDAGEVYIRGERVRISNPKEARKYGISTVYQDLALVDTLSVSANLFLARNPMKKFAGVSVVDWDTMNEQSEEIIRSRLNLEIDPTARVEFLSGGERQAIAIARSLVTDPDLVIMDEPTSALSADSARRVRELVRTLNDEGITVLLITHNMDEVFGLTDRVTILDSGDLVGTVDTDAVTKEDIVQMMVSGEMPADLRTASDTEAQA